Proteins encoded together in one Oceanobacillus iheyensis HTE831 window:
- a CDS encoding heptaprenylglyceryl phosphate synthase, producing MKNINEWHHIFKLDPAKEISDEHLDQICESGTDAIIVGGTDNVTLDGVLDLLSRIRRSHMVPVVLEVSEEETLTPGFDYYFVPMVLNSKEKKYMMDIQHKAIKEFIDMMEFAEVYFEGYCILNEDAKAFQYTNCVMPDLDDVKAYAYMAEKVFHLPFFYIEYSGAYGDPTLVKEVKEELQNTQLLYGGGIETTAQAKEMKEYADTIIVGNSIYTNINEALKTVEAVKGN from the coding sequence TTGAAAAATATAAATGAGTGGCATCATATTTTTAAATTAGATCCTGCGAAAGAAATATCGGATGAACATCTCGATCAAATTTGTGAGTCTGGAACAGATGCTATTATTGTTGGCGGAACAGATAATGTCACCTTAGATGGTGTACTAGATTTGTTATCTAGGATACGCCGTAGTCATATGGTTCCCGTTGTATTAGAAGTTTCAGAAGAAGAAACGTTAACTCCAGGTTTTGATTATTACTTTGTTCCAATGGTATTGAATTCAAAAGAAAAAAAATACATGATGGATATTCAACATAAAGCTATCAAAGAATTTATCGACATGATGGAATTTGCTGAAGTATACTTTGAGGGATACTGTATTTTAAATGAAGATGCGAAGGCATTTCAATATACAAATTGTGTAATGCCTGATCTTGATGATGTAAAAGCATATGCCTATATGGCAGAGAAGGTATTTCATTTACCATTCTTTTATATAGAATATAGTGGTGCATATGGAGATCCTACGTTGGTAAAAGAAGTAAAAGAAGAACTTCAAAATACTCAACTTCTATATGGTGGAGGAATTGAAACAACGGCACAAGCGAAAGAAATGAAGGAATATGCTGATACAATCATTGTAGGCAATAGCATCTATACTAATATAAATGAAGCATTAAAAACAGTAGAGGCAGTTAAAGGGAATTAA
- the pcrA gene encoding DNA helicase PcrA, whose protein sequence is MNQSLESMINTLNKQQQEAVRHTEGPLLIMAGAGSGKTRVLTHRIAYLMGEKDVSPRNILAITFTNKAAREMKERVSKLVGPQGEYMWVSTFHSMCVRILRRDIDRIGYSTNFSILDSSDQLSVIKQVLKNLNIDPKKFDPRAMLGQISTAKNELITEEEYSKNAGDFFSRQVAQVYEGYQKMLRKNQSLDFDDLIMQTIHLFQRIPEVLEYYQRRFQYIHVDEYQDTNHAQYYLVKQLASRFQNLCVVGDSDQSIYRWRGADIGNILTFEKDYPSARTVLLEQNYRSTKSILQAANQVISNNSGRKPKNLWTDNIDGKNLNYYQGGTEQEEALFVTDKIQQLIRENEYKPSDVAILYRTNAQSRAIEDTLLKSGINYQMVGGMKFYDRKEIKDMIAYLRLITNPDDDISFVRVVNEPKRGVGKTSVERLQAYAGEHDISLYEAVKEVDFTGVSKKAANALAGFESLIRTLSQQQEFLTATDMVEAILERTGYEEMLKNERTIEAQSRLENLEEFMTVTKDFEKASEDKTLIAFLTDLALVADIDRVDEEDPDHNEKITLMTLHAAKGLEFPVVFLIGMEENVFPHSRSIMDEDEMEEERRLAYVGITRAEKELYVTHAKMRTLYGRTNMNPISRFINEIPKELIDGLEEISKPMFGAKSLERSPQRPAPKKRRAEKMQSSTGAESKEWAVGEKANHKKWGIGTVVKVQGEGEKMELDIAFPAPIGIKRLLAKFAPITKEE, encoded by the coding sequence ATGAATCAATCATTGGAAAGTATGATCAATACGTTAAATAAACAACAGCAAGAGGCTGTGCGACATACAGAAGGACCATTATTAATTATGGCAGGAGCAGGAAGTGGAAAAACACGTGTGTTAACCCATCGAATCGCATATTTAATGGGAGAAAAAGATGTATCGCCACGAAATATATTGGCCATTACATTTACGAATAAAGCCGCACGAGAAATGAAAGAACGTGTGAGCAAATTAGTCGGACCACAGGGAGAATATATGTGGGTATCCACCTTTCACTCCATGTGCGTCCGTATTTTGCGTCGAGACATAGATCGGATTGGATATTCAACGAATTTTTCTATCTTAGATAGTAGTGATCAATTATCCGTAATCAAGCAAGTACTAAAAAATTTGAATATAGACCCAAAAAAATTCGATCCACGTGCTATGCTGGGACAAATAAGTACAGCAAAAAACGAATTAATTACTGAAGAAGAATATTCGAAAAACGCTGGGGATTTCTTTAGTCGTCAAGTGGCTCAAGTATATGAAGGATATCAAAAAATGCTCCGCAAAAATCAATCACTCGATTTTGATGACTTAATAATGCAAACCATTCATTTATTCCAACGTATACCAGAAGTGTTGGAATATTATCAGCGTCGTTTTCAATATATTCATGTGGACGAGTATCAAGATACCAACCATGCACAATATTATTTAGTGAAACAATTAGCTAGCAGATTTCAAAACCTATGTGTAGTGGGAGATTCTGACCAGTCGATATATCGTTGGAGAGGTGCGGATATTGGTAATATCTTAACTTTTGAAAAAGACTATCCTTCTGCTCGTACGGTTTTATTAGAGCAAAATTACCGATCTACAAAATCTATATTACAAGCTGCTAATCAAGTGATCTCTAATAACTCTGGCAGAAAGCCGAAAAACTTATGGACGGATAATATTGATGGGAAAAATCTAAACTATTATCAAGGCGGAACAGAACAAGAAGAGGCTCTCTTTGTTACAGATAAGATTCAGCAGTTAATAAGAGAGAATGAGTATAAACCAAGTGATGTTGCCATTTTATACCGAACAAATGCTCAATCACGTGCGATAGAGGATACTTTATTAAAATCAGGTATTAATTATCAAATGGTTGGAGGCATGAAGTTCTACGATCGTAAAGAGATTAAGGACATGATTGCTTATCTAAGATTAATTACAAATCCAGATGATGACATTAGTTTTGTACGTGTAGTGAATGAACCGAAACGTGGTGTTGGTAAGACGTCAGTTGAACGTTTACAAGCGTATGCTGGCGAGCATGATATTTCATTATATGAAGCGGTAAAAGAAGTTGATTTTACAGGAGTATCGAAAAAAGCAGCGAATGCGCTAGCGGGCTTTGAAAGTCTTATCCGTACTTTATCGCAACAACAAGAATTCTTAACGGCAACAGACATGGTAGAAGCTATATTGGAACGAACGGGCTATGAAGAAATGTTAAAGAATGAGCGCACTATCGAGGCACAAAGTCGCCTAGAAAACTTAGAAGAATTCATGACAGTTACAAAAGATTTCGAAAAAGCAAGCGAAGATAAAACACTAATCGCCTTCTTAACGGACCTTGCGTTAGTCGCGGATATTGATCGAGTGGACGAAGAAGATCCAGATCATAATGAAAAAATCACTTTAATGACATTACACGCCGCAAAAGGATTAGAATTTCCTGTTGTATTCTTAATTGGAATGGAAGAAAATGTCTTCCCGCATAGTCGATCTATTATGGATGAAGATGAAATGGAAGAGGAGAGAAGACTTGCTTATGTAGGGATTACCCGTGCAGAAAAAGAATTGTATGTAACCCATGCAAAAATGCGTACACTGTATGGTAGAACGAATATGAATCCAATAAGCAGATTTATTAACGAAATACCAAAAGAATTAATTGATGGTTTAGAAGAAATAAGTAAACCGATGTTTGGCGCAAAATCTCTCGAACGTTCCCCACAACGACCAGCTCCAAAGAAACGACGTGCTGAAAAAATGCAATCTTCTACAGGTGCTGAAAGTAAGGAATGGGCTGTTGGTGAAAAAGCAAACCATAAAAAGTGGGGCATAGGAACGGTTGTGAAAGTACAAGGCGAAGGAGAAAAAATGGAATTAGATATCGCTTTTCCTGCACCTATAGGTATTAAACGGTTATTAGCTAAATTTGCACCAATTACGAAGGAAGAATAG
- the ligA gene encoding NAD-dependent DNA ligase LigA → MNKEQVSKKIESLIELLNQYGYEYYVLDNPTVPDAEYDQKLRELQQLEQDFPDLVMENSPTQRVGGAPLASFQKVTHNVPMLSLGNAFNEQDLRDFARRASNGTDQPISFVCELKIDGLAISLTYENGKFVRGATRGDGTIGEDITSNLKTIRSIPLSIKEQGTLEVRGEAYMPHKSFLALNELREKNEEEPFANPRNAAAGSLRQLDPKIAAKRNLDIFLYGVGEWENSDLTSHSEHLTRLKELGFKTNKEWKKCNTIDEVIEYVNYWTEHRNDLSYEIDGIVIKVDSLDQQEELGFTAKSPRWAIAYKFPAEEAMTTLRDIELSIGRTGVVTPTAILDPVRVAGTTVQRASLHNEDLIREQDIRIGDKVVIKKAGDIIPKVVRSVVEQRNGDEQEFHMPDECPACGNELVRLEEEVALRCINPNCPAQLMEGLIHFVSRNAMNIDGLGEKVIIQLFQENLVQTMADLYRLDKEELLQLERMGEKSVTNLLEAIEKSKENSLERLLFGLGIRFIGSKAAKTLAMEFETMENLQKATYEDVLAIDEIGDKMADSIVQYFAEEKVTELLSNLRELGVQMEYKGPRKSEQATDSVLSGKTVVLTGKMEKFSRKEAKEIIESLGGTVTGSVSKKTDIVIAGEDAGSKLDKAEKLGIDVWSEQQLEDVVGK, encoded by the coding sequence ATGAATAAAGAACAAGTAAGTAAGAAGATAGAATCCTTAATTGAATTGTTAAATCAATATGGATATGAATATTATGTGTTGGATAATCCTACAGTTCCTGATGCGGAATACGATCAGAAATTAAGGGAGTTGCAACAATTGGAGCAGGACTTTCCAGACTTAGTAATGGAAAATTCACCTACCCAGCGTGTAGGTGGAGCTCCGTTAGCATCATTTCAAAAAGTAACCCATAATGTTCCTATGCTAAGTCTTGGAAATGCATTTAATGAACAAGATTTACGTGATTTCGCAAGACGTGCTAGTAACGGAACAGATCAACCAATCAGCTTTGTATGCGAGCTTAAAATCGATGGTCTTGCTATTTCTCTTACATATGAAAATGGTAAGTTTGTCCGAGGAGCTACTCGTGGAGATGGAACAATTGGAGAAGATATTACCTCTAATTTAAAAACAATCCGCAGTATCCCTTTATCGATAAAAGAACAAGGAACATTAGAAGTCCGCGGAGAAGCATATATGCCACATAAGTCATTTCTTGCATTAAATGAACTACGTGAGAAAAATGAAGAGGAACCTTTTGCGAATCCGAGAAATGCTGCTGCTGGATCATTGCGTCAACTCGATCCAAAGATTGCGGCAAAGCGGAATTTAGATATTTTTCTATACGGTGTAGGAGAATGGGAAAATAGCGACCTTACATCGCATAGTGAGCATTTAACTCGTTTAAAAGAATTAGGATTTAAGACAAACAAGGAATGGAAAAAATGTAATACGATAGATGAGGTTATTGAATACGTAAACTATTGGACAGAACATCGAAATGACCTGTCCTATGAAATTGATGGAATAGTAATCAAAGTAGATAGTCTCGACCAGCAGGAAGAATTAGGATTTACAGCGAAAAGCCCCCGTTGGGCAATTGCTTATAAATTTCCTGCAGAAGAAGCGATGACGACCCTAAGAGATATTGAATTGAGTATTGGAAGAACGGGTGTTGTAACACCAACAGCAATATTGGATCCAGTGCGAGTAGCAGGTACGACAGTTCAGCGTGCTTCTCTACATAATGAAGATTTAATTCGCGAACAAGATATCCGTATTGGTGATAAAGTAGTGATAAAAAAAGCAGGAGATATTATTCCAAAAGTAGTCCGTTCTGTAGTCGAACAACGAAACGGGGATGAACAAGAATTCCATATGCCGGATGAGTGTCCTGCATGTGGCAATGAACTTGTCAGATTGGAAGAAGAAGTCGCTCTTCGGTGTATCAATCCGAATTGCCCTGCTCAATTAATGGAGGGATTAATCCATTTCGTTTCTCGTAATGCTATGAATATTGATGGGCTTGGCGAAAAAGTAATTATTCAGTTGTTCCAAGAGAATCTTGTTCAAACTATGGCTGATCTTTATCGACTGGATAAGGAAGAACTCTTACAATTAGAAAGAATGGGAGAAAAATCAGTTACAAATCTTTTAGAAGCAATTGAGAAATCGAAAGAAAATTCATTGGAACGTCTTTTATTCGGATTAGGAATTCGATTTATAGGTTCAAAAGCAGCGAAAACACTGGCGATGGAGTTTGAGACAATGGAAAATCTTCAAAAAGCAACCTATGAAGATGTGTTAGCGATAGATGAGATTGGAGATAAGATGGCTGATTCCATTGTACAATATTTTGCTGAAGAAAAAGTTACAGAACTCTTAAGCAACTTACGGGAGCTAGGAGTTCAAATGGAATATAAAGGTCCGCGTAAATCGGAACAGGCAACAGATAGTGTATTGTCAGGAAAAACAGTGGTACTTACAGGCAAGATGGAGAAGTTTTCTAGAAAAGAGGCAAAAGAAATAATTGAATCATTGGGTGGCACTGTAACAGGAAGTGTCAGCAAGAAAACGGATATTGTTATTGCTGGTGAGGATGCTGGTTCAAAATTGGATAAAGCAGAGAAATTAGGAATTGACGTGTGGAGTGAACAACAGCTAGAAGATGTTGTTGGGAAGTAA
- a CDS encoding CamS family sex pheromone protein: MKKVSLLMLVLLLLLSGCLQNQNSEEEVVQDDAEQETSIVPSYQLSGENYRMILPYKTSAARGAIVNQMANRVDIDEMEEGLRRLSKDVYDPEELYFQEGQYFDTDRVYTWIDDLNPEVEEGSEVQEYKDNPRYLTHVLEQNFMRHTDDQSVELEGISLGIAMKSVYSFQTQTGGTTYYQDIPKEEMLSVANDVAQNIVKDIRENDENLRDVPIMIAIYREEEKASPVPGNFVARTNVPGGSSTIDDWEEVKEENILFPSDEGSEKYFEDQELVTNFGNEVREFFPNYVGLVGEGFYIDEELQKLQIEIPIEFNGKGEVIGFTQYAYGLVQEIFPNYYDIEINVVSSQKTESIIYRNAGEDQVNVHIYD, from the coding sequence TTGAAAAAAGTCAGCTTGTTAATGTTAGTGCTACTTCTTTTGTTAAGTGGATGTCTTCAAAATCAAAATAGTGAAGAAGAAGTAGTGCAAGATGATGCGGAACAAGAGACATCAATTGTACCTAGTTATCAATTATCTGGTGAAAACTATCGTATGATTTTACCATACAAGACGAGTGCAGCTAGGGGAGCGATTGTGAATCAGATGGCGAATCGTGTCGATATCGACGAAATGGAAGAAGGGCTAAGAAGATTGTCAAAGGATGTATACGATCCAGAGGAATTATACTTCCAAGAAGGACAATACTTTGATACAGATCGTGTATATACGTGGATTGATGATTTGAATCCTGAAGTGGAAGAAGGGTCTGAAGTTCAAGAGTATAAAGATAATCCTCGTTACCTCACGCATGTACTAGAGCAAAACTTTATGCGACATACGGATGACCAAAGTGTTGAGCTTGAAGGTATTTCTCTAGGTATTGCAATGAAGTCAGTATATAGTTTCCAGACGCAAACAGGTGGGACTACTTATTATCAGGATATACCAAAAGAAGAAATGTTAAGTGTAGCGAATGATGTTGCGCAAAATATTGTAAAAGACATAAGAGAGAATGATGAAAATTTACGTGATGTACCAATAATGATTGCAATATATAGAGAAGAAGAAAAAGCATCTCCTGTTCCAGGTAATTTTGTAGCAAGAACAAATGTCCCAGGTGGAAGCAGTACGATTGACGATTGGGAAGAAGTTAAAGAAGAGAATATACTATTTCCATCGGATGAGGGATCAGAAAAATATTTTGAGGATCAAGAACTTGTAACAAACTTTGGTAATGAAGTAAGAGAATTCTTTCCAAATTATGTAGGATTGGTAGGAGAAGGGTTCTATATTGATGAAGAGCTGCAAAAGCTACAAATTGAAATACCTATCGAGTTTAATGGTAAAGGTGAGGTGATTGGCTTCACTCAATATGCTTATGGACTTGTACAGGAGATCTTCCCTAATTATTATGATATTGAAATAAATGTCGTTTCTAGTCAAAAAACAGAGAGTATCATTTATCGAAATGCTGGAGAAGATCAGGTTAACGTCCATATATATGATTAG
- a CDS encoding helix-turn-helix domain-containing protein codes for MIEIGSFIKLQRNKQEMTLGELSDGIVSVSYLSKIENQKTQASPEIIQMLCNRLGIEVDNSQEDLIKQRCEEWYGMLFDSHDKDDIVEHYHEIQELMDKNLSESLMMFEIHKIRYYLVLGEREIALQKINELGEISNSFDNAQLYYLFKFKGNYYSISGDLTQAMHMYKNAEDKLQNVRLEEKEIADLKYVISITHSKLINTLECIEYANQALDIFMKDYNFTRCAQCHNLLGISYRRIKLYDKSIKNFNLALHLGKLEKNEQLIQLTNQNLGYLYSSKGDSLSAIKSYQEIINDKNLYIGEKIETLASLIREYFNIEAFEEAQESINYGLELISELTVQEPYLIFIYIINTYNYLLTEQYDKFENLVVKEFIPFLKKINDYASLIIYAELIAIHYEKQYKYKDATKYYKEANFAYEQISNI; via the coding sequence ATGATTGAGATTGGATCCTTTATAAAATTACAACGAAATAAACAAGAAATGACGCTAGGTGAGTTGTCAGACGGGATTGTTTCAGTATCTTATCTATCAAAAATTGAGAATCAAAAGACTCAAGCGAGCCCGGAAATCATTCAAATGCTCTGTAATCGACTAGGAATAGAGGTCGATAATAGTCAAGAAGATCTAATTAAGCAACGTTGTGAAGAATGGTATGGAATGTTGTTTGATAGTCACGATAAAGACGATATTGTCGAACATTATCATGAAATTCAGGAGCTAATGGATAAAAATTTGTCGGAAAGTTTAATGATGTTTGAAATCCATAAAATTCGATATTATTTAGTCTTAGGAGAGAGAGAAATTGCTCTACAAAAAATTAATGAGTTGGGAGAAATTTCTAATTCATTTGATAATGCACAGTTGTATTATTTATTTAAATTTAAGGGCAATTATTATTCGATTTCTGGAGATTTAACTCAAGCAATGCATATGTATAAAAATGCAGAAGATAAACTACAGAATGTTAGATTAGAAGAAAAAGAAATCGCAGACTTGAAGTATGTAATATCAATAACTCATAGTAAACTTATTAATACTTTAGAGTGTATTGAATACGCTAATCAAGCTTTAGATATTTTTATGAAAGATTATAATTTTACACGATGTGCTCAATGTCATAACCTTTTGGGTATCTCGTATAGAAGGATAAAATTATATGATAAGTCAATTAAGAATTTTAATCTTGCTCTACATTTAGGAAAGCTAGAAAAAAATGAACAATTAATACAGTTAACAAATCAAAATTTAGGTTATCTGTATTCATCTAAAGGTGATTCACTAAGTGCGATTAAAAGTTACCAGGAAATAATAAATGATAAAAATTTATATATTGGAGAAAAAATAGAAACCTTAGCATCGTTAATTAGAGAATATTTTAATATTGAAGCTTTTGAAGAAGCACAAGAAAGCATAAATTATGGTTTAGAATTAATTTCAGAGTTAACAGTTCAAGAACCTTACTTAATTTTTATATATATCATTAATACGTACAACTACCTTTTAACCGAGCAATATGATAAGTTTGAAAACTTAGTTGTTAAGGAATTTATTCCTTTTCTAAAAAAAATTAACGATTATGCCAGTTTAATTATTTATGCTGAATTGATTGCTATTCATTATGAAAAGCAATATAAATATAAAGATGCAACAAAATATTACAAAGAGGCTAACTTTGCCTATGAGCAAATTTCTAATATATAA
- the gatC gene encoding Asp-tRNA(Asn)/Glu-tRNA(Gln) amidotransferase subunit GatC: MAEISKDQVKHVAHLARLELDDEAVEKMSDELSAIIDFAEQLNELDTDSVEPTTHVLNLKNVMRKDEPKKWISQEDALRNAPDHKDGQIRVPSILE; this comes from the coding sequence ATGGCAGAGATTTCAAAAGATCAAGTGAAGCATGTTGCTCACTTAGCTCGTCTAGAATTAGACGATGAAGCTGTTGAAAAGATGTCGGACGAGTTGAGTGCGATTATTGATTTTGCTGAACAATTAAATGAACTGGATACGGATTCTGTAGAACCTACTACACACGTACTTAATCTTAAGAATGTAATGCGAAAAGATGAACCGAAGAAATGGATAAGCCAGGAAGACGCATTGCGTAATGCTCCTGATCATAAAGATGGTCAAATTCGTGTTCCATCGATATTAGAATAG
- the gatA gene encoding Asp-tRNA(Asn)/Glu-tRNA(Gln) amidotransferase subunit GatA, with translation MSLFDYTIKELEEKLHNKEITVEDLVKESYQRIHEVDQEVHAFLTLDEEKALEKARELDQLEDKTGILFGMPGGIKDNIVTKGLRTTCASQFLDNFNDPLYDATVVQKLQKENMVAVGKLNMDEFAMGSSNENSGYEPTRNPWNTEHVPGGSSGGSAAAVAAGEVLFTLGSDTGGSIRQPAAFCGVVGMKPTYGRVSRFGLVAFASSLDQIGPVTRTVEDNARVLEVIAGHDQMDTTSANVEVPSYTEALKQDVKGLKIAVPKEYLAEGVSKEVKDAILEALKVYESMGATWEEVSLPHSKYALATYYLLSSSEASANLARFDGVRYGVRSENADNMIDMFKKSRSEGFGEEVKRRIMLGTFALSSGYYDAYYKKAQKVRTLIKNDFDKILEEYDVIVGPTTPTPAFKVGEKTSDPLTMYANDILTIPVNLAGVPGISIPCGFSTEGLPIGLQIIGNYFDESTVYRTAYAYEQATEHHKKRPQLGGAK, from the coding sequence ATGTCTTTATTTGATTACACTATAAAAGAATTAGAAGAAAAGCTACATAATAAAGAAATTACGGTTGAAGATCTAGTTAAAGAATCCTATCAACGTATTCATGAGGTAGATCAAGAGGTCCATGCTTTTCTTACGTTAGATGAAGAAAAAGCGTTAGAAAAAGCGAGAGAATTAGATCAACTTGAAGATAAAACAGGTATCTTATTTGGAATGCCTGGTGGTATTAAAGATAATATTGTAACAAAAGGACTTCGTACAACTTGTGCAAGTCAATTCTTAGATAATTTCAATGATCCATTATATGATGCGACTGTTGTTCAAAAGTTACAGAAAGAAAACATGGTTGCTGTTGGTAAGTTGAATATGGATGAATTTGCCATGGGCTCTTCCAATGAAAACTCTGGTTATGAACCAACTCGTAATCCTTGGAATACAGAACACGTACCAGGTGGATCTAGTGGTGGTTCTGCTGCCGCAGTAGCTGCAGGAGAGGTACTATTCACATTAGGCTCTGATACGGGTGGTTCAATTCGTCAACCAGCAGCATTCTGTGGAGTAGTCGGTATGAAACCAACGTACGGAAGAGTTTCACGTTTTGGATTGGTTGCTTTTGCATCTTCTCTTGATCAGATTGGACCAGTTACTCGTACAGTAGAAGATAATGCACGCGTACTTGAAGTTATTGCTGGGCATGACCAAATGGATACAACTAGTGCGAATGTAGAAGTTCCTTCCTATACAGAAGCGTTAAAACAAGATGTAAAAGGACTTAAAATCGCTGTACCAAAAGAATATCTTGCAGAAGGTGTATCGAAAGAAGTAAAAGACGCGATTTTAGAAGCATTAAAGGTATATGAATCCATGGGTGCTACATGGGAAGAAGTTTCCTTGCCGCATTCTAAATATGCACTAGCAACTTACTATTTACTTTCATCTTCAGAGGCGTCTGCTAACTTAGCTCGTTTTGATGGCGTACGTTACGGTGTGCGTTCAGAGAATGCAGATAACATGATTGATATGTTCAAAAAATCCCGTAGTGAAGGATTTGGAGAAGAAGTAAAGCGTCGTATTATGTTAGGAACCTTTGCGCTTAGCTCTGGTTACTATGATGCTTATTATAAAAAAGCACAAAAAGTACGTACATTAATAAAAAATGATTTTGATAAAATTTTAGAGGAATATGATGTTATCGTTGGGCCAACAACTCCAACTCCAGCATTTAAAGTCGGAGAAAAAACAAGTGATCCATTAACGATGTATGCGAACGACATTTTAACTATTCCAGTTAACTTAGCTGGTGTACCAGGAATTTCTATTCCATGTGGATTCTCTACAGAAGGTCTACCTATCGGGTTACAAATTATAGGTAACTATTTCGATGAAAGCACAGTATACCGTACAGCTTACGCATATGAACAAGCAACGGAACATCACAAGAAAAGACCTCAACTTGGAGGTGCAAAATAA
- the gatB gene encoding Asp-tRNA(Asn)/Glu-tRNA(Gln) amidotransferase subunit GatB, protein MNFETIIGLEVHVELKTNSKIFSPSTNEFGSDPNTNVNPIDLGYPGTLPVLNEEAVNFAMKAAMALNCEIATDTKFDRKNYFYPDNPKAYQISQFDQPIGENGWIEIEVNGEKKKIGITRLHLEEDAGKLTHGEDGYSYVDFNRQGTPLIEIVSEPDMRSPEEAYAYLEKLKNIIQYTGVSDVKMQEGSLRCDANISLRPIGQEEFGTKAELKNLNSFSYVQKGLEFEEKRQEKELLSGGEILQETRRYDEKTKETILMRVKEGSDDYRYFPEPDLVPLYIDEEWKERVRSEIPELPDARLERYINELGLSEYDANVLTASKQMSDFFEEATAEGADMKQVSNWLMGEVSAYMNKHYKELDELAITPEALAKMINLIEDGTISSKIAKKVFAELVENGGDPQKIVEEKGLVQISDPAQLKQIVNEVLDQNEQSIIDFKNGKNKAKGFLVGQIMKATKGQANPPLVNKILAEELNNR, encoded by the coding sequence ATGAATTTCGAAACAATAATAGGTCTAGAAGTACACGTAGAATTAAAAACAAACTCAAAGATTTTTAGCCCAAGTACAAATGAATTTGGCTCTGATCCGAATACCAATGTGAACCCGATTGACTTAGGCTATCCAGGTACATTACCTGTACTTAATGAAGAGGCGGTTAACTTTGCAATGAAGGCTGCAATGGCTCTAAATTGTGAAATCGCAACGGATACAAAATTTGACCGTAAAAACTATTTCTATCCGGATAATCCGAAAGCTTACCAAATCTCTCAATTCGATCAACCAATAGGCGAAAACGGATGGATTGAAATTGAAGTAAATGGTGAGAAGAAGAAAATTGGTATCACTCGTCTACATTTAGAAGAAGATGCTGGTAAATTAACACATGGTGAAGATGGATATTCTTATGTCGACTTTAACCGTCAAGGTACGCCGTTAATCGAGATTGTATCGGAACCAGATATGCGTTCTCCAGAAGAAGCATATGCATATTTAGAAAAACTAAAAAATATTATTCAATATACTGGAGTTTCTGATGTGAAGATGCAGGAAGGTTCTTTACGTTGTGATGCGAATATTTCCTTACGTCCAATTGGACAAGAAGAATTTGGTACAAAAGCGGAATTGAAAAACTTAAACTCCTTCTCTTATGTTCAAAAAGGATTAGAGTTTGAAGAAAAGCGTCAGGAAAAAGAATTGTTATCAGGTGGAGAGATTCTACAAGAAACTCGCCGTTATGATGAGAAGACAAAAGAAACCATTCTTATGCGTGTTAAAGAAGGTTCGGATGATTATCGTTATTTCCCAGAGCCAGATCTAGTTCCACTATATATTGATGAAGAATGGAAAGAGCGTGTAAGAAGCGAAATCCCTGAATTACCAGATGCACGTCTGGAACGTTATATCAATGAACTTGGACTTTCAGAGTATGATGCCAACGTGTTAACAGCTTCTAAGCAAATGTCTGATTTCTTTGAAGAAGCAACAGCAGAAGGTGCTGATATGAAGCAAGTCTCAAATTGGTTAATGGGTGAAGTTTCTGCATATATGAATAAGCATTATAAAGAGTTGGACGAACTGGCAATTACACCAGAAGCACTTGCGAAAATGATTAATCTAATTGAAGATGGAACCATTTCTTCTAAAATAGCTAAAAAAGTATTTGCAGAGCTAGTGGAAAATGGTGGCGATCCTCAGAAAATTGTAGAAGAAAAAGGGCTCGTACAAATTTCTGATCCAGCACAATTAAAACAGATTGTGAATGAAGTACTAGATCAAAATGAACAGTCTATTATTGACTTTAAGAATGGAAAGAACAAAGCAAAAGGCTTCTTAGTTGGACAAATTATGAAAGCAACAAAAGGACAAGCAAATCCACCATTAGTAAATAAAATTCTTGCAGAAGAACTTAATAATCGCTAA